Below is a window of Rhodopseudomonas sp. P2A-2r DNA.
GCGAGGCGCTCGACCGTATGGGCGAACAGACCGCGCGCAACATGCTCAGCGTGCTTGACGGCGAACCGATCCGCCAGAACGTCATCAATGTGGACGTGCTGGGTTAGGCGATCGCACTGAAACTGCGAGAGTTGCGCGACGACACACTGCGGAGCGCCGCGCAACTCTGCATCGCCTCACTGTGCATTGCTGGCGCGGCCCGTCCGCGCTAGCAACGGACTCCCTCCTCCGAGTATCCCGCATGGCTTTCAAGGAATATGCCGAGTTCGACGCCGTCGGTCTCGCCGAACTGGTGCGCAGCAAGCAGGTCAGTGCCGGCGAACTGCTGGATGAAGCCGTCGCGCGCACCGACGCGGTCAACCCCGCCATCAACGCGGTCGTGGTCCGGCACGACGATTACGCACGACAGCAGATCAGGGACGGCCTGCCCGACGCGCCGTTCGCCGGCGTGCCGTTCCTGCTCAAGGACCTCGACCTGCTCGACGGCACCCGCACCACCTTCGGCGCCAATCTCTTCAGGGACAACGTCGCCGACCACACCGGCACCCTCGCCGGGCGTTTCCTCAAGGCCGGCCTGACCATCTTCGGCAAGAGCGCGAGCCCGGAATTCGGGCTGATGCCGACCACCGAATGCCGCCTGCATGGCCCGACCCGCAATCCCTGGAATCTCGCACACTCCTCCGGCGGCTCATCCGGCGGCGCCGCAGCCGCCGTAGCCGCGCGGATCCTGCCGGTGGCCCATGCCAGCGACGGCGGCGGCTCGATCCGGATTCCGGCTGCGGCCTGCGGCGTGTTCGGCCTGAAGCCGACCCGCGCCCGCAATCCTGTCGGCCCCGATCGCGGCGAAGGCTGGGGCGGCTTTTCCTGCAGCCATGTGGTCAGCATCAGCGTGCGCGACAGCGCGGCGATGCTCGACGCCGTGCACGGCCCGGAGCCGACCAGCCCCTATCACGCGCCGGTGCCGCAGCGTCCGTTCCTCGACGAGATCAGCCGCGAGCCCGGCCGGTTGCGCATCT
It encodes the following:
- a CDS encoding amidase; the protein is MAFKEYAEFDAVGLAELVRSKQVSAGELLDEAVARTDAVNPAINAVVVRHDDYARQQIRDGLPDAPFAGVPFLLKDLDLLDGTRTTFGANLFRDNVADHTGTLAGRFLKAGLTIFGKSASPEFGLMPTTECRLHGPTRNPWNLAHSSGGSSGGAAAAVAARILPVAHASDGGGSIRIPAAACGVFGLKPTRARNPVGPDRGEGWGGFSCSHVVSISVRDSAAMLDAVHGPEPTSPYHAPVPQRPFLDEISREPGRLRISFTDKSPYGDAIDPEIAAAVRDVATLLEGLGHHIEERAPVLPADPAQVIAAIVAANTALTVRLAEQKLGRAVTADDFEKLTLGSAHNARKASAVDYVAAQQNAFLISRAVTAFFAGCDVFLSPTLCLPPVRLGEIDTMSDNLGGIAPLLRRYMPGTSMANMTGQPSMSVPLAWSASGLPLGMMFTGHFGDEATLFCVAAQLEQIRPWRHKRPPICA